A portion of the Actomonas aquatica genome contains these proteins:
- a CDS encoding DUF6159 family protein has protein sequence MSDRTPGKFARSWALFKASLVVLRQHPSLLLFPIITFVCTLVITGFFLTPAVFYPTGYSLNESEHWISLARMIGVYQDGVVEGPIRPEPVVYAYGALLYLVSMFIATFANTAFYHQIIQAFSGEAVSIRAGVAFALTRLRSILMWSLFAGVIGLIIKMLEERLGWVGALVMRFVGVVWSVASVFAIPVLIREGKANPIALLRSSAQTLRQTWGEALIGYLGVTFGGWIVAIGSVLFLGTLGVVSGVLQTPWPILSGVGVWLIAIIAYGFLMAMIGHIYRCALYIYATEGVVPAPYDAGMMDSAWKVKKA, from the coding sequence ATGTCTGACCGCACCCCGGGTAAATTCGCGCGCAGTTGGGCGCTCTTCAAGGCGTCCCTCGTTGTCCTTCGCCAGCATCCCAGCCTGTTGCTGTTTCCGATCATCACCTTCGTCTGCACGCTGGTGATCACGGGTTTCTTCCTGACGCCGGCGGTGTTTTATCCGACCGGATATTCGCTCAACGAGTCCGAGCACTGGATCAGCCTGGCCCGCATGATCGGGGTGTATCAGGACGGTGTAGTGGAAGGTCCGATACGTCCCGAGCCGGTCGTTTATGCTTACGGCGCGCTGCTCTACCTGGTGTCGATGTTCATCGCGACCTTCGCGAACACGGCGTTTTATCACCAGATCATCCAAGCGTTCTCGGGTGAGGCGGTTTCGATCCGCGCCGGCGTGGCTTTCGCCCTGACGCGGCTGCGTTCGATCCTGATGTGGAGCCTCTTCGCCGGGGTGATCGGTCTCATCATCAAGATGCTCGAGGAGCGTCTCGGTTGGGTGGGGGCCCTGGTCATGCGCTTCGTGGGCGTGGTGTGGAGCGTGGCGTCGGTCTTCGCAATTCCGGTGCTGATTCGTGAAGGCAAAGCCAACCCGATCGCGCTGCTGCGCAGTTCGGCGCAGACCCTGCGCCAGACCTGGGGCGAGGCTTTGATCGGCTACCTCGGCGTGACCTTTGGTGGCTGGATCGTGGCGATCGGTTCGGTGTTGTTCCTGGGCACCTTGGGGGTGGTGTCCGGCGTCCTGCAGACACCGTGGCCGATTCTGTCGGGCGTCGGTGTTTGGCTCATTGCCATCATCGCTTACGGCTTCCTCATGGCCATGATCGGCCACATCTATCGCTGCGCCCTCTACATCTATGCGACCGAAGGCGTGGTGCCGGCTCCGTATGATGCGGGCATGATGGACTCGGCTTGGAAGGTGAAGAAGGCCTGA
- a CDS encoding GntR family transcriptional regulator — translation MGQIGQAWQIEFHSGIPVYKQIIHFVQAAIAAGTLKEGDQLPTIRALHRQLDVNPNTVARAYRELAHLGLVATAHGSGCYVTAPPVEPPALPAASRQAKVIELSARVAAEARSHGISLEQLIRQLHLQKNHV, via the coding sequence ATGGGTCAGATAGGTCAGGCTTGGCAGATCGAGTTTCACTCCGGAATTCCGGTCTATAAGCAGATCATCCACTTCGTGCAGGCGGCCATCGCGGCCGGCACGCTGAAGGAGGGCGATCAACTGCCGACCATTCGGGCCCTGCACCGGCAACTGGACGTGAATCCCAACACGGTGGCGCGGGCCTATCGCGAACTGGCCCATCTGGGATTGGTGGCCACGGCGCACGGGAGCGGTTGTTACGTCACCGCCCCGCCCGTCGAGCCGCCGGCACTTCCGGCCGCCAGCCGGCAAGCCAAGGTCATCGAGTTGAGTGCGCGCGTGGCGGCGGAGGCCCGCAGTCACGGCATTTCGCTCGAGCAGCTCATCCGTCAACTCCACCTCCAGAAAAATCATGTCTGA
- a CDS encoding transposase, whose translation MINRGNYRWDVFGSAGAAQRFVETLEEAVQRYEWELGAYVVMRNHYHLAVRTPVPNLSAGMHWLQATFAARFNRLRGENGHLFQGRYKALLLQDEEVWARVADYIHLNPLRAFVVEPAQLGNFRWSSLRRYLSRDSAPGLTANPWLGTLGWNQSRRKDWLRYLDYLKEIHAIEQGKPLRERSNYTRGWAIGATEWKQVVATDNAAAVASKPHAEYTTPQEANHARWRARLGEILKARHRSTADLQATRRAERWKCEVADQLQRETGASLVWLAEQLNIQRSATLRMGLWRMRKM comes from the coding sequence GTGATTAACCGAGGAAACTATCGGTGGGATGTGTTTGGCTCGGCGGGAGCGGCGCAGCGTTTTGTGGAAACGTTGGAGGAGGCGGTTCAGCGATATGAGTGGGAGCTGGGAGCGTATGTGGTGATGAGAAATCACTACCATTTGGCCGTCCGCACCCCGGTGCCGAATCTCTCGGCGGGGATGCACTGGCTGCAAGCGACCTTTGCAGCACGTTTTAACCGTCTCCGCGGTGAGAATGGTCACCTGTTCCAAGGTCGTTACAAAGCGCTGCTGTTACAGGACGAGGAGGTGTGGGCCAGGGTTGCGGACTACATTCATCTGAATCCATTGCGGGCGTTTGTCGTCGAGCCGGCGCAGTTGGGGAATTTTCGGTGGTCCAGCTTAAGGCGTTACCTCAGCAGGGATTCCGCTCCTGGACTCACTGCGAACCCGTGGCTGGGGACCTTGGGTTGGAATCAGAGTCGGCGGAAAGACTGGCTGCGCTATCTCGACTACCTCAAAGAGATTCACGCCATCGAGCAGGGGAAGCCGCTGCGAGAGCGGAGTAATTACACCCGGGGCTGGGCGATTGGCGCAACGGAATGGAAACAGGTGGTGGCGACCGATAACGCGGCGGCGGTAGCATCCAAGCCGCATGCCGAATACACGACACCTCAGGAAGCCAATCACGCGCGTTGGCGCGCGCGGCTGGGCGAGATTCTCAAAGCGAGGCATCGGTCGACGGCCGATCTCCAAGCGACAAGGCGAGCGGAGCGTTGGAAATGCGAGGTGGCTGATCAGCTACAGCGCGAAACGGGGGCTTCTCTGGTCTGGCTGGCTGAACAGCTCAATATCCAGCGGTCGGCCACGCTGCGGATGGGGCTGTGGCGGATGCGCAAAATGTAG
- a CDS encoding N-acyl-D-amino-acid deacylase family protein has translation MLPFLRRAAFVFLLSLFVGVAPTFAAAPTYDVIIRGARVLDGTGAPWFYADVAVRDGTIAVVGQVPADASAATQIDGHDLILAPGFIDPHSHAGPALATAQLAGAVPLLAQGVTTVFINPDGGGPTDLAHQREVILAERPAVNVAPLIGHNSVRTDILGLADRDPTAAELAAMGDLVESAMREGAFGLSAGPFYTPGAFSKTPEHIALATIAGRWGGVYTSHLRDEGDYSIGLVAAVDEVITVAREAQLPGIVTHIKALGPRVWGLSTEVIQHIEAARAAGVEVFADQYPFEASSTSLDAALIPAWVREGGRAAKLARLADPTQDEIIRDGIAENLDRRGGAQRIQIRSYAPHPAWEGQRLDAIARELGVDAIEATLHIVKAGGASIVSFNMAEADIVAFMRQPWTMTCSDGALVAMGDGVPHPRSYGTFPEKLRRYALDGDAVTLAQAVHSMTGLPAAVMRLRDRGLVRPGLVADLVLFDPATIASRSEYQDPHHLSVGVEWVLVNGQIAWREGASTDQRAGAWLRLNE, from the coding sequence ATGCTTCCGTTCCTGCGGCGCGCCGCCTTCGTCTTTCTGCTCAGCCTGTTTGTCGGGGTCGCGCCGACCTTTGCCGCCGCGCCGACCTATGATGTGATCATCCGCGGCGCCCGCGTCCTCGACGGCACCGGCGCACCGTGGTTCTACGCCGATGTCGCCGTGCGCGATGGCACCATCGCCGTGGTGGGTCAGGTGCCCGCCGACGCGTCGGCCGCCACTCAAATCGATGGCCACGACCTCATCCTCGCGCCCGGGTTCATCGATCCGCACAGCCACGCCGGGCCCGCCCTCGCCACCGCCCAGCTCGCCGGCGCGGTGCCTTTGCTGGCACAGGGCGTGACCACCGTGTTCATCAACCCCGATGGTGGCGGCCCGACCGATCTCGCGCACCAACGCGAGGTGATTTTGGCGGAGCGTCCGGCGGTGAATGTTGCCCCGCTCATCGGCCACAACTCCGTGCGCACCGACATCCTCGGCCTCGCCGATCGCGACCCCACTGCGGCCGAACTCGCGGCCATGGGTGACCTCGTCGAGTCCGCCATGCGCGAGGGCGCGTTCGGGCTGTCGGCCGGTCCGTTTTACACCCCGGGCGCGTTTTCCAAAACGCCCGAGCACATCGCCCTCGCCACCATCGCCGGGCGTTGGGGTGGCGTTTACACGAGCCACCTCCGCGACGAGGGCGACTACTCCATCGGACTCGTCGCGGCGGTCGACGAAGTCATCACCGTGGCGCGAGAGGCGCAGTTGCCCGGCATCGTCACGCACATCAAAGCGCTCGGGCCGCGCGTGTGGGGGCTGTCGACCGAGGTCATTCAACACATCGAGGCGGCGCGCGCCGCGGGCGTGGAGGTATTCGCCGATCAATACCCGTTTGAGGCCTCGTCCACCTCGCTCGACGCCGCGCTCATTCCGGCGTGGGTGCGCGAGGGCGGCCGCGCCGCGAAGTTGGCGCGACTCGCCGATCCGACGCAGGACGAGATCATCCGCGACGGCATTGCCGAAAACCTCGATCGCCGCGGCGGCGCGCAACGCATTCAGATTCGGTCCTACGCACCGCATCCCGCCTGGGAGGGTCAGCGCCTCGACGCCATTGCCCGCGAACTCGGCGTCGATGCGATCGAGGCGACCTTGCACATCGTCAAAGCCGGCGGCGCGTCGATCGTGTCCTTCAACATGGCCGAGGCCGACATCGTCGCGTTCATGCGACAGCCGTGGACGATGACCTGCTCCGACGGCGCGCTCGTCGCGATGGGCGACGGGGTGCCGCATCCGCGCTCCTACGGCACCTTCCCCGAAAAGCTGCGTCGCTACGCGCTCGATGGTGATGCGGTGACCTTGGCGCAGGCGGTGCACAGCATGACCGGCCTGCCCGCCGCCGTGATGCGCCTGCGCGACCGCGGACTCGTGCGTCCGGGCCTCGTCGCCGATCTCGTGCTCTTCGATCCGGCGACCATCGCGTCGCGTTCCGAGTATCAGGACCCGCACCATCTCTCGGTCGGCGTGGAGTGGGTGTTGGTGAACGGCCAGATCGCGTGGCGCGAGGGTGCGTCGACCGATCAGCGCGCGGGCGCGTGGTTGCGCCTCAACGAGTGA
- a CDS encoding HigA family addiction module antitoxin — protein sequence MNPPITPGEILLEEYLKPMGISQNAMARAIGVAPRAINEIVLGKRSITPAMSIRFGAFFDQSPKFWHGIQVECDFRALATEAPKLAKAVRPASELVTA from the coding sequence ATGAACCCGCCGATCACACCCGGTGAAATCCTCTTGGAGGAATACCTGAAGCCGATGGGCATCTCCCAAAACGCCATGGCCCGCGCCATCGGCGTGGCTCCTCGTGCCATTAACGAAATCGTCCTCGGCAAGCGCTCCATCACCCCCGCCATGTCCATCCGATTCGGCGCCTTCTTCGACCAGTCGCCAAAATTCTGGCACGGGATTCAGGTCGAGTGCGACTTCCGGGCTCTTGCGACCGAAGCCCCCAAACTGGCTAAAGCAGTTCGTCCGGCCTCGGAGTTGGTGACTGCGTAG
- a CDS encoding cupin domain-containing protein, whose amino-acid sequence MKIMLRSVVGLVVGLLVLPLVGQSATDGEGVEVSAPVTVVRSADVAWREIERAEFPPGLAIKSLHANARIEGGVATLRFAKGFVEPRHFHTTAGHSIYVLKGRIDYDGEILTAGDFIYTPTDVVHGGVALEETELLLWTDGPLDFHLAETAETETAASAEAPAPTAKSTPTTAEP is encoded by the coding sequence ATGAAAATCATGCTCCGAAGTGTTGTTGGTTTGGTCGTGGGTTTGCTGGTGCTGCCGCTGGTGGGGCAATCCGCCACGGACGGCGAAGGTGTGGAGGTGTCCGCGCCAGTGACCGTCGTGCGGTCCGCGGACGTGGCTTGGCGGGAGATTGAGCGGGCGGAGTTTCCGCCGGGGCTCGCCATCAAATCCCTCCACGCCAATGCGCGCATCGAGGGTGGGGTGGCGACGCTGCGATTTGCCAAGGGCTTCGTGGAGCCGCGCCACTTTCACACCACCGCTGGTCACTCGATCTACGTGCTCAAGGGGCGGATTGATTACGATGGCGAGATCCTGACCGCCGGGGACTTCATTTACACTCCAACGGACGTCGTGCATGGCGGAGTCGCGCTGGAGGAGACCGAGCTCCTGCTCTGGACCGATGGTCCGCTCGACTTCCACTTGGCGGAAACGGCTGAGACGGAGACGGCAGCGTCGGCGGAGGCGCCCGCACCAACGGCCAAGTCCACGCCAACGACGGCGGAGCCCTGA
- a CDS encoding ester cyclase: MNTTSASPLAATPAALVSQFIADVFNQGDLAALERYIAPSYRYHSPSEELVGIAALRTFIADLRTAFPDMHVAVVDQVGDAHKVCTRVTLTGTHRGTFASVPATQRAVKVDGVIISEVSAGRITREWELLDQLTMFQQLGLLPTEDATASSK, from the coding sequence ATGAACACAACCTCTGCTTCCCCGCTCGCCGCCACCCCCGCCGCCCTCGTCAGCCAATTCATCGCCGACGTCTTCAACCAAGGCGACCTCGCCGCCCTCGAGCGCTACATCGCGCCGTCCTACCGCTACCACTCCCCCTCCGAGGAGCTCGTCGGCATCGCGGCCTTGCGCACGTTCATCGCCGATCTGCGGACGGCCTTCCCCGACATGCACGTCGCGGTCGTCGACCAGGTCGGCGACGCGCACAAAGTCTGCACCCGCGTCACGCTCACCGGCACCCACCGCGGCACCTTCGCCAGCGTTCCCGCAACGCAGCGCGCAGTGAAGGTCGACGGCGTGATCATCAGCGAAGTGAGCGCCGGGCGCATCACCCGCGAATGGGAGCTGCTCGATCAGCTCACCATGTTCCAACAACTCGGCCTGCTCCCCACCGAGGACGCGACCGCTTCCAGCAAGTAG
- a CDS encoding PIN-like domain-containing protein yields the protein MSNKKAENARLREQFPGYIKPSDLIISEIWKSALIIFDANVLLNLYRYSVGTRGALLDLLTKHKHRIWTPHQACFEFLRKRVDVILEQEKSYKSAKTELENISKRFESERAHPFLSEPLAKKLNTMVGEIVEHLDGEAESYKNLVSKDPILDRVELVIGGRVGGGFSREEKDTIAKEGEVRYKRHIPPGFKDDSKSTDGDIYRPYADLIIWKEIVLKSKTDSRDVIFVSDDQKEDWWLMKSGNTLGPRPELVAEFVEETGQRFLMYKPHRFLSQANKNIGGRLDERVIQETRVQRPNLRVSIAEKDERNLWREIQVVEREVSKCESCIFDIESKMEECAESVGTNGSAAREQIARLSEKLSIYKKRHSGLMQLLGSLEKRRLDHEDAELLSTIAGDP from the coding sequence ATGAGTAATAAGAAAGCAGAGAATGCTAGATTGAGGGAGCAGTTTCCTGGTTATATTAAGCCAAGTGATTTAATCATTAGTGAGATTTGGAAATCGGCACTAATCATCTTTGATGCCAATGTGTTACTTAACCTTTATCGCTATTCTGTTGGGACGCGTGGTGCTTTGTTGGATTTGCTGACTAAGCATAAGCATCGGATTTGGACCCCGCACCAAGCGTGCTTTGAATTTCTCCGTAAGAGGGTTGATGTAATACTTGAGCAAGAGAAATCATACAAGTCCGCGAAGACTGAGCTCGAAAATATTAGCAAGCGGTTTGAGAGTGAGCGAGCACATCCATTCTTGAGTGAACCGCTTGCGAAGAAGCTAAATACGATGGTTGGTGAGATAGTTGAGCATCTAGATGGTGAAGCTGAGAGTTACAAAAATCTTGTCTCAAAAGATCCTATCCTCGATCGAGTCGAATTAGTGATCGGTGGTAGGGTAGGTGGGGGATTTTCTCGTGAGGAGAAAGACACGATAGCTAAGGAGGGCGAGGTTCGATACAAGCGGCACATACCACCCGGATTTAAGGATGATTCTAAGTCAACGGATGGGGATATCTATCGCCCATATGCGGATCTGATAATTTGGAAGGAGATTGTTCTTAAATCTAAGACGGATTCTAGGGATGTGATTTTTGTTTCTGATGATCAAAAAGAAGATTGGTGGTTGATGAAGTCGGGAAATACCTTGGGCCCAAGGCCGGAACTTGTGGCAGAATTTGTAGAAGAGACTGGCCAGCGGTTTTTAATGTATAAGCCGCACCGGTTCTTGTCGCAGGCGAATAAGAATATCGGTGGCAGGCTTGATGAGCGTGTGATTCAAGAAACACGCGTCCAGCGTCCGAATTTGCGGGTTTCAATAGCGGAGAAAGATGAAAGGAACTTGTGGAGAGAAATTCAAGTGGTGGAGCGTGAAGTTAGTAAGTGTGAGAGTTGTATATTCGATATAGAGAGCAAGATGGAGGAGTGTGCGGAATCGGTGGGCACCAATGGTAGCGCAGCGAGAGAACAGATTGCCCGGCTAAGTGAGAAATTGAGTATCTATAAAAAGCGCCACAGTGGTCTAATGCAGTTGCTGGGTTCTTTGGAGAAAAGACGTTTGGATCATGAAGATGCCGAGCTTTTGTCGACGATTGCGGGAGATCCGTAG
- a CDS encoding AraC family transcriptional regulator has protein sequence MESDDFSGLLEGPRARGAFALRGLMAPPWGLRMETASPVTVWAVVRGACHMHHDNGDAVSLGPGDVAITRAPGNYTVTDTPGTTPTIRVLPGQDCRGTDGQPLTEELKLGVRTWGNDPAAPTLFLVGSYDSAGDISARLRDALPPLLWVKQAEWDSPLVDLLSAEMARDAPGQAAVLDRLLDMLLIAVLRTWFARGESRATPWYQAKGDPVVTRTLKLIHQQPAEPWTLARLAAAVGVSRASLARRFQEIVGESPMAFLTQWRLALAADLLSEPDATVGTVAEQVGYGSPYALSAAFKRVRGISPSEHRARVLADG, from the coding sequence ATGGAATCCGACGACTTCAGTGGGCTGTTGGAAGGACCGCGGGCGCGCGGTGCGTTTGCGTTGCGCGGGCTGATGGCGCCGCCGTGGGGCCTGCGCATGGAAACGGCATCGCCGGTGACAGTCTGGGCGGTGGTGCGAGGCGCTTGTCATATGCACCACGACAACGGCGACGCGGTTTCGCTCGGTCCGGGCGACGTCGCGATCACGCGCGCGCCGGGCAACTACACGGTGACGGATACGCCCGGCACGACGCCCACCATTCGCGTGTTGCCGGGGCAGGATTGTCGCGGGACCGATGGCCAACCGCTCACGGAGGAGCTCAAACTCGGCGTGCGCACGTGGGGCAACGATCCGGCGGCGCCGACTTTGTTTTTGGTGGGCAGCTACGATTCGGCGGGCGACATCAGCGCACGTCTGCGCGACGCCCTGCCGCCCCTGCTGTGGGTGAAGCAGGCGGAGTGGGATTCACCACTCGTCGATCTCTTGAGCGCGGAGATGGCGCGGGATGCGCCGGGTCAGGCGGCGGTGCTCGACCGCTTGCTCGACATGCTGCTCATCGCGGTGCTGCGCACGTGGTTTGCGCGCGGCGAAAGCCGCGCCACGCCATGGTATCAGGCCAAGGGAGATCCGGTGGTGACGCGCACATTGAAGCTCATCCATCAACAACCGGCCGAGCCGTGGACGCTCGCGCGCCTGGCGGCGGCGGTGGGCGTATCGCGGGCGTCGTTGGCGCGGCGTTTTCAGGAGATCGTGGGGGAGTCGCCGATGGCGTTTCTTACGCAATGGCGACTCGCGTTGGCGGCCGATCTGTTGAGCGAACCGGACGCCACCGTCGGCACGGTGGCCGAGCAGGTGGGCTACGGTAGTCCCTACGCGTTGAGCGCGGCGTTTAAACGCGTGCGCGGCATCAGTCCGTCGGAGCACCGGGCGCGCGTGCTGGCGGACGGATAA
- a CDS encoding type II toxin-antitoxin system RelE/ParE family toxin, with protein sequence MIQSFADRDTEQLFHEEKNRRFHAIARVALRKLIQMNHAERLGDLSVPPGNRLEPLSGDLAGYHSIRINDQWRIVFRWTDAGPAEVRVQDYH encoded by the coding sequence ATGATCCAGTCGTTCGCCGATCGAGACACCGAACAACTCTTCCACGAGGAGAAGAACCGACGCTTCCACGCCATCGCCCGTGTCGCGTTGCGCAAACTCATCCAAATGAACCACGCCGAACGTCTCGGCGACCTCTCCGTTCCGCCCGGCAATCGCCTCGAACCGCTCTCTGGTGACCTTGCCGGCTATCACTCCATCCGCATCAACGACCAATGGCGCATCGTCTTCCGCTGGACCGATGCCGGTCCTGCCGAAGTTCGGGTTCAAGATTACCATTGA
- a CDS encoding glycoside hydrolase family 16 protein: protein MAAKDPAATAQPGSDWELVWNDEFDGTGLPDAAKWTYDVGGHGWGNNEKQFYTQARLENARQHDGKLHITARREAWEGNDYTSARVISSGLGDFQYGRFEIRAKLPAARGSWAAIWMMPSDWDFSQGGWPDVGEIDIMEHVGHDPGVIHASAHSRDYQWQKGTQKTGTISVPRATEAFHTYVLEWSENRLAAYVDDALYFEYLNEGDGEGKWPYVKPFYLILNVAVGGEWGMVKGIDEAAFPQTMEVDYVRVYRATH, encoded by the coding sequence GTGGCAGCCAAAGACCCCGCGGCGACTGCGCAGCCCGGCTCGGACTGGGAATTGGTGTGGAACGATGAGTTCGACGGCACGGGGTTACCGGACGCCGCAAAATGGACCTACGACGTGGGCGGGCACGGTTGGGGTAACAACGAGAAACAATTCTACACGCAGGCCCGCCTCGAGAACGCCCGCCAACACGATGGCAAACTTCACATCACCGCGCGCCGGGAAGCGTGGGAGGGCAATGATTACACCTCCGCCCGGGTCATCTCGAGTGGCCTCGGTGATTTTCAATATGGCCGGTTTGAGATCCGCGCCAAACTTCCCGCCGCTCGCGGCTCCTGGGCTGCCATTTGGATGATGCCGTCGGATTGGGACTTCAGCCAAGGTGGGTGGCCCGACGTCGGCGAAATCGACATCATGGAACACGTGGGCCACGACCCCGGGGTGATCCACGCCTCGGCCCACTCCCGCGATTACCAATGGCAAAAAGGCACCCAGAAAACCGGCACGATCTCCGTTCCTCGCGCGACCGAGGCGTTTCACACCTATGTGCTGGAGTGGTCGGAAAACCGCTTGGCGGCCTACGTCGATGACGCGCTTTATTTCGAATACCTCAACGAAGGTGACGGCGAAGGGAAGTGGCCCTACGTCAAACCCTTCTATCTGATCCTCAACGTCGCCGTCGGCGGGGAATGGGGCATGGTCAAAGGCATCGACGAAGCCGCCTTCCCCCAAACCATGGAAGTCGACTACGTCCGCGTCTACCGCGCCACCCACTGA